In Scatophagus argus isolate fScaArg1 chromosome 3, fScaArg1.pri, whole genome shotgun sequence, one genomic interval encodes:
- the LOC124056955 gene encoding NACHT, LRR and PYD domains-containing protein 12-like isoform X3: MSSSEEDEDLAILPPPDLSDEPGPSGTRVNKRSDLSVVDQPSCCAVCSGVLKDPVASSCGHWICRQCITSLGDQSALPHDSSCPLCGKRSNTRPGMDLQKVLEEHKNSLKRRCECVMGETDVTRSGSLFIDTELYITEGLSEEVNTQHEIWQLETAAKTETHGTPVKSRDIFKVLPGQQRVRVILTTGVGGAGKTFSAHRFTLEWAKDLENQDVSLLILLSFRELNLIKDEQYSLLMLLRVFHPALHMLTAEQLAVCKLLFILDGLDESRLSLEFENSEVVSDATQMSSVNMLLTNLIKGNLLPSALVWITARPAAANQIPRSCVDRVAEVRGFTDAQKEEYFKRKCSDRDISSKIISCIKTSRILHIMCRIPVLCWITATVVEQLLITDQSIVLPKTLTDLYVHFLLVQAKIKDLKFDESHEGMPLQLMRADREVLLKLGKLAFEHLGGGTSIFYQEDLEQHGLDVTGALKDSAVCTEIFKRKRLIFQKTVYYFVHESIQEFLAAVYAVSCYQNAEVQKAFLSDSFIVDDDSSMVDDDSFITDDNSDEGDDEGNGDDHDRSNRLGPSLDVFLTRVMDKSLESENGHLDVFVRFIHGLLSNRLLRSLLIHIDSSPEIIKKIIRNLKKMNIDEISPDRSINIFPCLMEMNDSLIHQQVQKFLKSENISKIKLNELHCSALAYLLLLSDEVLDDLDLSKYRTSSRGKQRLIPAVRNCRKARLCRCDLSTIQCKTVASALKSNPSHLRELDMSSNYLENSGAKLLSAGLESPHCRLETLRLDHCEITGTGCAFLASGLRSNPFHLRELDLSNNKLGDSAVKLIVCDFLESPNCRLEILRLRFCGLSEFSCISLGSPPYFFPHHLREPDLSKNRLYDSELKELCSFLETPRCRPEVLRLSACGITHETCSSLASALKSNPSHLRELDLSRNKLKDLGVKLLCVGLKSPHCRLETLRLQRCGLSETSCASLASALECSTSRLRELDLSDNKLQDSEVKLLSDLLRSPHCRLETLRLSSAKRPHRTLTLAQKISDLEREDRSESPGSSCDQIQHIFAAFNDEPGPTNTMDEWSLYYGFNHPAYPSTSNTNLDVPEAGREEDVEEEEEQLVAGDADRLKQQQQACADVLNSNDKTSFTPERLTHSGKTAYRFRCPGPGVFQCTSTELVFVMAQEAELLYRTVQWDERLLQSAQKVPAGLLFHIKCSKDDAVCQLHLPHCEIMDASLPEGLLSVVHITDDGMNILQPLEITETHVVVTVSHFSALGIVRSFFKWLLKKPVKGQVLLYLGQPNPKTQRRKLNVFLLPRNIHLDEVSAQQRHTENIEAPSACKLITDQSYTLHCPQAIKIQPRKADFDLDFGPNYHPTFEIRLPTNTEEVTVTVRDHGLQVIWEHDVDLTDSRRKSLRRDAPTEDPVPAEDPVPAEDPVPAEVPVPAEVPVPAEVPVPAEERLLLARTEFVQRVSGPILSNLVDKLLEQGVISDNEMQSVKSKVTPEKARDVIDTVRWKGSQASSALIAAVRKVDPYLSKVLNFS, translated from the exons ATGAGCAGTTCGGAGGAAGACGAAGACCTCGCGATCCTACCTCCTCCAGACTTGAGTGACGAACCTGGACCATCAGGGACAAG AGTGAACAAGAGGAGTGACCTTTCTGTGGTGGACCAGCcgtcctgctgtgctgtgtgttcagGCGTCCTAAAGGATCCAGTGGCCAGCAGCTGTGGACACTGGATCTGTAGGCAGTGCATCACTTCACTCGGAGACCAGTCTGCTTTACCACATGACTCTTCCTGTCCCCTGTGTGGAAAAAGATCCAATACAAGACCTGGAA TGGACCTGCAGAAGGTTTTAGAAGAACATAAAAACAGTCTGAAGAGgagatgtgaatgtgtgatggGGGAAACTGATGTAACAAGAAGTGGATCCCTCTTCATCGACACTgagctctacatcacagagggacTGAGCGAAGAGGTCAATACCCAACATGAGATTTGGCAGCTTGAGACAGCTGCCAAGACGGAGACCCATGGCACTCCAGTCAAGTCCCGTGACATCTTTAAAGTCTTACCTGGCCAGCAGAGGGTCAGGGTCATTCTGACGACTGGCGTTGGTGGTGCTGGAAAAACCTTCTCGGCTCATAGGTTCACTCTGGAATGGGCAAAGGATCTGGAAAACCAAGATGTCAGTCTGTTGATTCTGCTTTCTTTCAGGGAGTTGAACCTGATCAAAGATGAGCAGTACAGTCTTCTCATGCTGCTCCGTGTTTTCCATCCAGCATTACACATgctcacagcagagcagctcgCTGTCTGTaaacttttgttcattttggacGGCCTGGACGAAAGCAGGCTTTCACTGGAGTTTGAGAACAGTGAGGTTGTATCTGACGCCACACAGATGTCATCAGTCAACATGCTGTTGACAAACCTCATCAAGGGGAatctccttccctctgctctgGTCTGGATAACTGccagacctgcagcagccaatcagatccctcgTTCATGTGTTGACAGGGTAGCAGAAGTGCGAGGCTTCACTGATGCCCAGAAGGAGGAGTATTTCAAGAGGAAATGCAGTGATAGAGATATATCCAGCAAAATCATCTCATGCATCAAGACATCCAGGATCCTGCACATTATGTGTCGAATCCCAGTCTTGTGCTGGATCACCGCTACAGTGGTAGAGCAGCTATTGATTACAGACCAGAGTATAGTGCtgcccaagaccctgactgaCCTGTACGTACACTTCCTGCTGGTTCAGGCAAAGATCAAGGATCTAAAGTTTGATGAGTCACATGAGGGGATGCCACTGCAGCTGATGAGGGCTGACAGGGAAGTTCTTCTGAAGCTGGGGAAGCTGGCTTTTGAACATCTGGGGGGAGGAACCTCCATATTCTACCAAGAAGACCTGGAACAACATGGTCTTGATGTCACAGGGGCCCTAAAGGACTCAGCAGTTTGTACAGAGATCTTCAAAAGAAAGCGTCTGATCTTCCAGAAAACAGTGTATTACTTTGTTCATGAGAGCattcaggagtttctggctgctgtCTACGCTGTCAGCTGTTACCAAAATGCAGAAGTACAGAAGGCTTTCCTCAGTGATTCATTCATTGTTGATGATGATTCATCCATGGTTGATGATGATTCATTCATTACTGATGATAACAGCGATGAAGGCGACGACGAAGGCAATGGCGATGATCATGACAGGTCCAACAGACTTGGCCCATCACTGGATGTCTTTCTCACAAGAGTCATGGACAAATCCTTAGAGAGTGAAAATGGCCACCTGGACGTGTTTGTTCGCTTCATTCATGGCCTCTTGAGCAACAGGCTCTTAAGAAGCCTTCTGATTCATATAGACAGCAGTCCAGAAATCATCAAGAAAATCATCAGAAACCTCAAGAAAATGAACATAGATGAAATCTCTCCTGACAGAAGCATCAACATCTTCCCCTGTCTGATGGAAATGAATGACAGCTTAATTCATCAGCAGGTCCAAAAGTTCCTGAAGTCAGAAAACATATCAAAGATTAAACTTAATGAGCTTCATTGCTCTGCTCTGGCCtatctgttgctgttgtcagaCGAGGTTCTGGATGACCTGGACCTGAGCAAGTACAGAACATCTTCAAGGGGAAAACAAAGACTGATTCCGGCTGTGAGGAACTGCAGGAAGGCTCG ACTTTGTCGCTGTGACCTGTCAACCATACAGTGTAAGACTGTGGCCTCAGCTTTAAAATCCAACCCATCCCACCTGCGAGAGCTCGACATGAGCTCAAATTATCTGGAAAATTCAGGAGCAAAGCTGCTGTCCGCTGGTCTGGAGAGTCCACACTGTAGACTGGAAACTCTAAG ACTTGATCACTGTGAAATAACAGGAACCGGCTGTGCTTTTCTGGCCTCAGGTCTCAGGTCCAACCCCTtccatctgagagagctggacctgagtaatAATAAGCTTGGGGATTCAGCAGTGAAACtgattgtgtgtgattttctggAGAGTCCAAACTGTAGACTGGAGATTCTGAG ATTGCGTTTCTGCGGTTTGTCAGAGTTCAGCTGTATTTCTCTGGGCTCACCTCCttacttttttccccatcatCTGAGGGAGCCGGACTTGAGTAAAAATAGGCTGTATGATTCAGAATTGAAGGAGCTGTGTTCTTTTCTGGAGACTCCACGCTGCAGACCGGAGGTTCTGAG GTTGTCTGCGTGTGGGATCACACATGAAACGTGttcttctctggcctcagctctcAAGTCCAACCCCTCCCacctgagagagctggacctgagtagAAACAAGTTGAAAGATTtgggagtgaagctgctgtgtgttggaCTGAAGAGTCCTCACTGTAGACTGGAGACTCTGCG GCTTCAAAGGTGTGGGCTGTCAGAGACCAGCTGtgcttctctggcctcagctctggAGTGCAGCACTTCCCGTCTGAGAGAGCTTGACCTAAGTGACAACAAGCTGCAGGATTCagaagtgaagctgctgtctgatcTCTTGAGGAGTCCACATTGTAgactggagactctcag GTTGTCAAGTGCTAAACGTCCGCATCGCACGTTGACTTTAGCCCAGAAGATTAGTGATCTGGAGAGGGAGGACAGATCAGAGTCTCCAGGATCCAGTTGTGACCAGATTCAACACATATTTGCAGCCTTCAATGATGAACCAGGACCCACAAACACAAT GGATGAGTGGTCCCTATACTATGGTTTTAATCACCCAGCATATCCGTCCACTTCGAATACAAACCTCGATGTGCCTGAGGCCggcagagaggaggatgtggaagaggaggaggagcagcttgTTGCTGGTGACGCCGATAggttgaagcagcagcagcaggcgtGTGCAGACGTTCTCAATTCAAAT GATAAGACCAGTTTCACACCTGAGCGGCTGACTCACTCTGGAAAAACTGCATACAG GTTCAGGTGTCCTGGTCCAGGTGTGTTCCAGTGTACTTCGACAGAActggtgtttgttatggctcAGGAGGCGGAGCTGCTGTACAGGACAGTTCAGTGGGATGAGCGCCTCCTCCAGTCAGCTCAAAAGGTGCCAGCGGGGCTGCTGTTCCATATAAAGTGTTCAAAGGACGATGCCGTTTGTCAGCTCCACCTGCCACACTGTGAAATTATGGATG CTTCACTGCCTGAAGGCCTGCTGTCTGTCGTCCACATCACTGACGATGGAATGAACATCCTCCAGCCGCTCGAGATCACAGAAACTCACGTGGTTGTAACAGTCTCTCACTTCTCTGCCTTGGGCATAGTGAGAAGTTTTTTTAAATGGCTGTTGAAGAAACCAGTTAAGGGCCAAGTTCTGCTGTATCTCGGACAACCAAacccaaaaacacaaagacggAAACTCAATGTGTTTTTGCTGCCGAGGAACATCCACCTGGACGAG GTGAGCGCACAGCAGCGACATACAGAGAACATCGAGGCTCCTTCCGCATGTAAACTCATCACAGATCAGAGTTACACTCTGCACTGTCCTCAGGCCATTAAAATACAGCCTAGG AAAGCAGATTTCGACCTGGATTTTGGACCAAATTACCACCCGACGTTTGAGATCCGACTgcccacaaacacagaggaagtgactgTAACGGTCAGAGACCATGGACTGCAGGTGATCTGGGAGCATGACGTTGATCTGACAG ATTCAAGAAGAAAATCTCTACGGAGGGATGCCCCGACAGAGGACCCGGTCCCGGCAGAGGACCCGGTCCCGGCAGAGGACCCGGTCCCGGCAGAGGTCCCAGTCCCAGCAGAGGTCCCGGTACCGGCAGAGGTCCCAGTCCCAGCAGAGGAGAGGCTGCTCTTAGCTCGGACAGAGTTTGTACAGCGAGTGTCTGGCCCCATTCTGAGCAACCTTGTGGATAAACTCCTTGAGCAGGGCGTTATAAGTGATAATGAAATGCAGTCGGTCAAATCAAAGGTCACGCCAGAAAAAGCGCGAGACGTGATTGACACGGTGCGATGGAAGGGAAGTCAGGCCAGCTCGGCCCTGATCGCTGCTGTCCGTAAGGTGGATCCATACCTTTCCAAAGTGCTGAACTTCAGctga
- the LOC124056955 gene encoding NACHT, LRR and PYD domains-containing protein 12-like isoform X2, with amino-acid sequence MSSSEEDEDLAILPPPDLSDEPGPSGTRVNKRSDLSVVDQPSCCAVCSGVLKDPVASSCGHWICRQCITSLGDQSALPHDSSCPLCGKRSNTRPGMDLQKVLEEHKNSLKRRCECVMGETDVTRSGSLFIDTELYITEGLSEEVNTQHEIWQLETAAKTETHGTPVKSRDIFKVLPGQQRVRVILTTGVGGAGKTFSAHRFTLEWAKDLENQDVSLLILLSFRELNLIKDEQYSLLMLLRVFHPALHMLTAEQLAVCKLLFILDGLDESRLSLEFENSEVVSDATQMSSVNMLLTNLIKGNLLPSALVWITARPAAANQIPRSCVDRVAEVRGFTDAQKEEYFKRKCSDRDISSKIISCIKTSRILHIMCRIPVLCWITATVVEQLLITDQSIVLPKTLTDLYVHFLLVQAKIKDLKFDESHEGMPLQLMRADREVLLKLGKLAFEHLGGGTSIFYQEDLEQHGLDVTGALKDSAVCTEIFKRKRLIFQKTVYYFVHESIQEFLAAVYAVSCYQNAEVQKAFLSDSFIVDDDSSMVDDDSFITDDNSDEGDDEGNGDDHDRSNRLGPSLDVFLTRVMDKSLESENGHLDVFVRFIHGLLSNRLLRSLLIHIDSSPEIIKKIIRNLKKMNIDEISPDRSINIFPCLMEMNDSLIHQQVQKFLKSENISKIKLNELHCSALAYLLLLSDEVLDDLDLSKYRTSSRGKQRLIPAVRNCRKARLCRCDLSTIQCKTVASALKSNPSHLRELDMSSNYLENSGAKLLSAGLESPHCRLETLRLDHCEITGTGCAFLASGLRSNPFHLRELDLSNNKLGDSAVKLIVCDFLESPNCRLEILRLRFCGLSEFSCISLGSPPYFFPHHLREPDLSKNRLYDSELKELCSFLETPRCRPEVLRLSACGITHETCSSLASALKSNPSHLRELDLSRNKLKDLGVKLLCVGLKSPHCRLETLRLQRCGLSETSCASLASALECSTSRLRELDLSDNKLQDSEVKLLSDLLRSPHCRLETLRLSSAKRPHRTLTLAQKISDLEREDRSESPGSSCDQIQHIFAAFNDEPGPTNTILTGYTTSDSLFDHDCVMSPEDEWSLYYGFNHPAYPSTSNTNLDVPEAGREEDVEEEEEQLVAGDADRLKQQQQACADVLNSNDKTSFTPERLTHSGKTAYRFRCPGPGVFQCTSTELVFVMAQEAELLYRTVQWDERLLQSAQKVPAGLLFHIKCSKDDAVCQLHLPHCEIMDASLPEGLLSVVHITDDGMNILQPLEITETHVVVTVSHFSALGIVRSFFKWLLKKPVKGQVLLYLGQPNPKTQRRKLNVFLLPRNIHLDEVSAQQRHTENIEAPSACKLITDQSYTLHCPQAIKIQPRKADFDLDFGPNYHPTFEIRLPTNTEEVTVTVRDHGLQVIWEHDVDLTDSRRKSLRRDAPTEDPVPAEDPVPAEDPVPAEVPVPAEERLLLARTEFVQRVSGPILSNLVDKLLEQGVISDNEMQSVKSKVTPEKARDVIDTVRWKGSQASSALIAAVRKVDPYLSKVLNFS; translated from the exons ATGAGCAGTTCGGAGGAAGACGAAGACCTCGCGATCCTACCTCCTCCAGACTTGAGTGACGAACCTGGACCATCAGGGACAAG AGTGAACAAGAGGAGTGACCTTTCTGTGGTGGACCAGCcgtcctgctgtgctgtgtgttcagGCGTCCTAAAGGATCCAGTGGCCAGCAGCTGTGGACACTGGATCTGTAGGCAGTGCATCACTTCACTCGGAGACCAGTCTGCTTTACCACATGACTCTTCCTGTCCCCTGTGTGGAAAAAGATCCAATACAAGACCTGGAA TGGACCTGCAGAAGGTTTTAGAAGAACATAAAAACAGTCTGAAGAGgagatgtgaatgtgtgatggGGGAAACTGATGTAACAAGAAGTGGATCCCTCTTCATCGACACTgagctctacatcacagagggacTGAGCGAAGAGGTCAATACCCAACATGAGATTTGGCAGCTTGAGACAGCTGCCAAGACGGAGACCCATGGCACTCCAGTCAAGTCCCGTGACATCTTTAAAGTCTTACCTGGCCAGCAGAGGGTCAGGGTCATTCTGACGACTGGCGTTGGTGGTGCTGGAAAAACCTTCTCGGCTCATAGGTTCACTCTGGAATGGGCAAAGGATCTGGAAAACCAAGATGTCAGTCTGTTGATTCTGCTTTCTTTCAGGGAGTTGAACCTGATCAAAGATGAGCAGTACAGTCTTCTCATGCTGCTCCGTGTTTTCCATCCAGCATTACACATgctcacagcagagcagctcgCTGTCTGTaaacttttgttcattttggacGGCCTGGACGAAAGCAGGCTTTCACTGGAGTTTGAGAACAGTGAGGTTGTATCTGACGCCACACAGATGTCATCAGTCAACATGCTGTTGACAAACCTCATCAAGGGGAatctccttccctctgctctgGTCTGGATAACTGccagacctgcagcagccaatcagatccctcgTTCATGTGTTGACAGGGTAGCAGAAGTGCGAGGCTTCACTGATGCCCAGAAGGAGGAGTATTTCAAGAGGAAATGCAGTGATAGAGATATATCCAGCAAAATCATCTCATGCATCAAGACATCCAGGATCCTGCACATTATGTGTCGAATCCCAGTCTTGTGCTGGATCACCGCTACAGTGGTAGAGCAGCTATTGATTACAGACCAGAGTATAGTGCtgcccaagaccctgactgaCCTGTACGTACACTTCCTGCTGGTTCAGGCAAAGATCAAGGATCTAAAGTTTGATGAGTCACATGAGGGGATGCCACTGCAGCTGATGAGGGCTGACAGGGAAGTTCTTCTGAAGCTGGGGAAGCTGGCTTTTGAACATCTGGGGGGAGGAACCTCCATATTCTACCAAGAAGACCTGGAACAACATGGTCTTGATGTCACAGGGGCCCTAAAGGACTCAGCAGTTTGTACAGAGATCTTCAAAAGAAAGCGTCTGATCTTCCAGAAAACAGTGTATTACTTTGTTCATGAGAGCattcaggagtttctggctgctgtCTACGCTGTCAGCTGTTACCAAAATGCAGAAGTACAGAAGGCTTTCCTCAGTGATTCATTCATTGTTGATGATGATTCATCCATGGTTGATGATGATTCATTCATTACTGATGATAACAGCGATGAAGGCGACGACGAAGGCAATGGCGATGATCATGACAGGTCCAACAGACTTGGCCCATCACTGGATGTCTTTCTCACAAGAGTCATGGACAAATCCTTAGAGAGTGAAAATGGCCACCTGGACGTGTTTGTTCGCTTCATTCATGGCCTCTTGAGCAACAGGCTCTTAAGAAGCCTTCTGATTCATATAGACAGCAGTCCAGAAATCATCAAGAAAATCATCAGAAACCTCAAGAAAATGAACATAGATGAAATCTCTCCTGACAGAAGCATCAACATCTTCCCCTGTCTGATGGAAATGAATGACAGCTTAATTCATCAGCAGGTCCAAAAGTTCCTGAAGTCAGAAAACATATCAAAGATTAAACTTAATGAGCTTCATTGCTCTGCTCTGGCCtatctgttgctgttgtcagaCGAGGTTCTGGATGACCTGGACCTGAGCAAGTACAGAACATCTTCAAGGGGAAAACAAAGACTGATTCCGGCTGTGAGGAACTGCAGGAAGGCTCG ACTTTGTCGCTGTGACCTGTCAACCATACAGTGTAAGACTGTGGCCTCAGCTTTAAAATCCAACCCATCCCACCTGCGAGAGCTCGACATGAGCTCAAATTATCTGGAAAATTCAGGAGCAAAGCTGCTGTCCGCTGGTCTGGAGAGTCCACACTGTAGACTGGAAACTCTAAG ACTTGATCACTGTGAAATAACAGGAACCGGCTGTGCTTTTCTGGCCTCAGGTCTCAGGTCCAACCCCTtccatctgagagagctggacctgagtaatAATAAGCTTGGGGATTCAGCAGTGAAACtgattgtgtgtgattttctggAGAGTCCAAACTGTAGACTGGAGATTCTGAG ATTGCGTTTCTGCGGTTTGTCAGAGTTCAGCTGTATTTCTCTGGGCTCACCTCCttacttttttccccatcatCTGAGGGAGCCGGACTTGAGTAAAAATAGGCTGTATGATTCAGAATTGAAGGAGCTGTGTTCTTTTCTGGAGACTCCACGCTGCAGACCGGAGGTTCTGAG GTTGTCTGCGTGTGGGATCACACATGAAACGTGttcttctctggcctcagctctcAAGTCCAACCCCTCCCacctgagagagctggacctgagtagAAACAAGTTGAAAGATTtgggagtgaagctgctgtgtgttggaCTGAAGAGTCCTCACTGTAGACTGGAGACTCTGCG GCTTCAAAGGTGTGGGCTGTCAGAGACCAGCTGtgcttctctggcctcagctctggAGTGCAGCACTTCCCGTCTGAGAGAGCTTGACCTAAGTGACAACAAGCTGCAGGATTCagaagtgaagctgctgtctgatcTCTTGAGGAGTCCACATTGTAgactggagactctcag GTTGTCAAGTGCTAAACGTCCGCATCGCACGTTGACTTTAGCCCAGAAGATTAGTGATCTGGAGAGGGAGGACAGATCAGAGTCTCCAGGATCCAGTTGTGACCAGATTCAACACATATTTGCAGCCTTCAATGATGAACCAGGACCCACAAACACAAT actgacGGGTTACACCACGTCGGACAGTCTTTTTGACCATGACTGCGTGATGTCACCAGA GGATGAGTGGTCCCTATACTATGGTTTTAATCACCCAGCATATCCGTCCACTTCGAATACAAACCTCGATGTGCCTGAGGCCggcagagaggaggatgtggaagaggaggaggagcagcttgTTGCTGGTGACGCCGATAggttgaagcagcagcagcaggcgtGTGCAGACGTTCTCAATTCAAAT GATAAGACCAGTTTCACACCTGAGCGGCTGACTCACTCTGGAAAAACTGCATACAG GTTCAGGTGTCCTGGTCCAGGTGTGTTCCAGTGTACTTCGACAGAActggtgtttgttatggctcAGGAGGCGGAGCTGCTGTACAGGACAGTTCAGTGGGATGAGCGCCTCCTCCAGTCAGCTCAAAAGGTGCCAGCGGGGCTGCTGTTCCATATAAAGTGTTCAAAGGACGATGCCGTTTGTCAGCTCCACCTGCCACACTGTGAAATTATGGATG CTTCACTGCCTGAAGGCCTGCTGTCTGTCGTCCACATCACTGACGATGGAATGAACATCCTCCAGCCGCTCGAGATCACAGAAACTCACGTGGTTGTAACAGTCTCTCACTTCTCTGCCTTGGGCATAGTGAGAAGTTTTTTTAAATGGCTGTTGAAGAAACCAGTTAAGGGCCAAGTTCTGCTGTATCTCGGACAACCAAacccaaaaacacaaagacggAAACTCAATGTGTTTTTGCTGCCGAGGAACATCCACCTGGACGAG GTGAGCGCACAGCAGCGACATACAGAGAACATCGAGGCTCCTTCCGCATGTAAACTCATCACAGATCAGAGTTACACTCTGCACTGTCCTCAGGCCATTAAAATACAGCCTAGG AAAGCAGATTTCGACCTGGATTTTGGACCAAATTACCACCCGACGTTTGAGATCCGACTgcccacaaacacagaggaagtgactgTAACGGTCAGAGACCATGGACTGCAGGTGATCTGGGAGCATGACGTTGATCTGACAG ATTCAAGAAGAAAATCTCTACGGAGGGATGCCCCGACAGAGGACCCGGTCCCGGCAGAGGACCCGGTCCCGGCAGAGGACCCGGTCCCGGCAGAGGTCCCAGTCCCAGCAGAG GAGAGGCTGCTCTTAGCTCGGACAGAGTTTGTACAGCGAGTGTCTGGCCCCATTCTGAGCAACCTTGTGGATAAACTCCTTGAGCAGGGCGTTATAAGTGATAATGAAATGCAGTCGGTCAAATCAAAGGTCACGCCAGAAAAAGCGCGAGACGTGATTGACACGGTGCGATGGAAGGGAAGTCAGGCCAGCTCGGCCCTGATCGCTGCTGTCCGTAAGGTGGATCCATACCTTTCCAAAGTGCTGAACTTCAGctga